The Parafrankia irregularis genome window below encodes:
- a CDS encoding carbohydrate ABC transporter permease, translating to MSISEPLAAPSASAGTAARSAAAPSSATPSSAGAATEGAAAAVSCSAGAGTEETGGGAAAGTSRRRWLPASGRHLLMTVLSVFSLFPIYWMFASSFRRPGDVNDNSLFPWPLSLENYRIVFDSLDVGTLLANTFVIAAVTAVGQLLVCLLAAYAFAAWDFRGKGLLFLLFVATWLVPFQVTMVSNYLVLSNIGLLNTLAGVIVPNLCSALAVLMLRQHMQAFPRELLDAAKMDGRGSWTTLWTVVIPNLRPVLASLSILLFITAWNDYLWPALVLPRANSVVQLGIRSFLGAEGDAWGAIMAASGLACLPIFAIYLVMQRQVIDAFVRSGLR from the coding sequence ATGAGCATCTCCGAGCCCCTCGCCGCACCCTCCGCCTCGGCTGGCACAGCCGCTCGCTCGGCAGCTGCCCCTTCTTCGGCTACCCCTTCTTCGGCTGGCGCTGCCACGGAGGGCGCAGCTGCCGCGGTCTCCTGCTCGGCGGGGGCGGGCACGGAGGAGACGGGAGGCGGCGCCGCGGCCGGGACCTCGCGGCGGCGCTGGCTGCCGGCATCCGGCCGCCATCTGCTGATGACCGTGCTGAGCGTGTTCAGCCTGTTCCCCATCTACTGGATGTTCGCCAGCTCGTTCCGGCGCCCCGGCGACGTCAACGACAACTCGCTGTTCCCGTGGCCGCTGAGCCTGGAGAACTATCGGATCGTCTTCGATTCCCTGGACGTCGGAACCCTGCTCGCGAACACCTTTGTGATCGCCGCGGTGACCGCCGTGGGCCAGCTCCTCGTCTGCCTGCTGGCCGCCTACGCGTTCGCCGCGTGGGATTTCCGCGGGAAAGGGCTGCTGTTCCTGCTCTTCGTCGCCACCTGGCTGGTGCCGTTCCAGGTGACGATGGTTTCGAACTACCTGGTGCTGTCGAACATCGGGCTGCTCAACACCCTCGCCGGCGTGATCGTGCCCAACCTGTGCTCGGCGCTGGCCGTGCTGATGCTCCGCCAGCACATGCAGGCCTTTCCCCGCGAGCTGCTCGACGCGGCCAAGATGGACGGACGCGGGTCCTGGACGACGTTGTGGACCGTGGTGATCCCGAACCTGCGCCCGGTTCTCGCCTCGCTGTCGATCCTGCTGTTCATCACGGCCTGGAACGACTATCTGTGGCCCGCGCTCGTGCTGCCCCGCGCGAACTCGGTGGTGCAGCTGGGCATCCGCAGCTTCCTGGGCGCCGAAGGCGACGCCTGGGGCGCGATCATGGCGGCGTCCGGGCTGGCCTGCCTGCCCATCTTCGCCATCTACCTGGTGATGCAGCGGCAGGTCATCGACGCGTTCGTCCGCTCCGGGCTGCGCTGA